The following proteins are encoded in a genomic region of Anolis carolinensis isolate JA03-04 unplaced genomic scaffold, rAnoCar3.1.pri scaffold_12, whole genome shotgun sequence:
- the LOC100556545 gene encoding pinopsin: MRLELAIQDLKLSNQSQDPGAKEGHLEVLLDCSFLACVAGSLGRIWHLAVAVSLGGILLLGGLNNLLVLLLFAKFPVIRTPLNLLLLNLSLSDLLACLLGTSFGFASSLRGRWLFGEAGCRWYGVANVLFGIVSLVSLSILSYERYMTVLRKPSKSMTSSYSRSFLCIGGTWLYSLSWTLPPLFIWSSFGPQKPGESCSVTWFPKTASNFSYIICLFIFCLIFPLVALTYCYGRILQIIRKQASRFPVKAVQRREQRILFMVVTMVTCYFLCWVPYGIVVLITVFGKPGTVTPLISIVPSILAKASTIVNPILYVLLNKQFYRCFTVLMNCDPLPKHLEMTLHSKWSQTPNAESQEGPVHLLGIQRRLGSTKPSSSLTIMEYFPKLPETVVTQLQLQSEDEEGDFELQMQMSDDGVHDKFQDDAVGNYGIQTQAGSEVQPVDEFQLQPTEIMGRESKNGSRKEGMG, encoded by the exons ATGCGTTTGGAGCTGGCCATCCAGGACCTCAAGCTCTCCAACCAGAGCCAGGACCCCGGGGCCAAAGAGGGCCACTTGGAGGTCCTGCTGGACTGCTCGTTCTTGGCGTGCGTGGCCGGCAGTCTGGGCCGGATCTGGCACTTGGCGGTGGCGGTGTCCCTGGGCGGCATCCTGCTCCTGGGCGGCCTCAACAACCTCCTGGTCCTGCTGCTCTTCGCCAAGTTCCCGGTTATCCGGACCCCGCTCAACCTCCTCCTGCTCAACCTCAGCCTCAGCGACCTCCTCGCCTGCCTCCTCGGGACCTCCTTCGGCTTCGCCTCCAGCCTCAGGGGCCGCTGGCTCTTCGGAGAAGCAGGCTGCCGCTGGTATGGCGTCGCCAACGTCCTCTTCG gcatcgTTTCCCTGGTGTCCCTTTCCATCCTCTCCTACGAGCGTTACATGACGGTCCTGAGGAAGCCCTCCAAGAGCATGACCTCCAGCTACTCCAGGTCCTTCCTCTGCATCGGGGGCACCTGGCTCTACTCCTTGTCCTGGACTCTGCCTCCGCTTTTCATCTGGAGcagctttggcccccaaaaaCCCGGAGAGAGCTGCTCCGTCACTTGGTTCCCCAAGACGGCCAGCAACTTCTCCTACATCATCTGCCTCTTCATCTTCTGTCTCATCTTCCCGCTGGTGGCCCTGACCTATTGCTATGGCCGGATCCTGCAAATCATTCGAAAG CAGGCCTCTCGGTTTCCGGTGAAGGCTGTCCAAAGACGGGAGCAACGTATTTTGTTTATGGTGGTCACCATGGTCACCTGCTACTTCCTCTGCTGGGTGCCTTACGGAATCGTGGTGTTAATCACAGTCTTCGGAAAGCCTGGGACAGTCACCCCACTCATCAGCATCGTCCCATCCATTCTGGCCAAGGCCAGCACCATTGTGAATCCCATCCTCTACGTCCTTCTGAACAAGCAG TTTTACCGATGTTTCACTGTTCTCATGAACTGCGACCCGCTTCCGAAGCACCTGGAGATGACTTTGCATTCAAAATGGAGCCAAACTCCCAACGCAGAGAGCCAGGAGGGCCCCGTTCACTTGCTAGGCATCCAGAGAAGACTAGGCAGCACCAAG CCGTCTTCCAGTTTAACCATCATGGAATATTTCCCCAAATTGCCAgagactgttgtgactcagctgcaGCTCCAGAGTGAAGACgaggaaggggattttgaatTACAGATGCAGATGTCAGATGATGGGGTTCATGATAAGTTTCAGGATGATGCTgtggggaattatggaattcagacacaggctggttcagaagtgcagcctGTTGATGAGTTCCAGTTGCAGCCT